From Lagenorhynchus albirostris chromosome 10, mLagAlb1.1, whole genome shotgun sequence, the proteins below share one genomic window:
- the C10H3orf62 gene encoding uncharacterized protein C3orf62 homolog isoform X1: MRGPEPGEGEWFRLHCRFLPPGEPRAAPDPTEEKALGVGVSLLSDPWCGSNLRKLWQILHLGVVYNLICNIIFTLLCAFPVYCIIKTWSLLGEMSEKLRRCRKELTAAIDRAFEGLSHSQECSGMQRQELDAAPLSFPFPMHRLLCRRHPLAACSSAAPFSPVPFAPGNESPAFAPNHEPVSAKTRALCPKRKPLTSKENISMHSSILAPERQFWRAAGDEENWRKDSLRKDMEKDLKVESNMPLSNSSQEVTKDLLDMIDHTGIQTIEELAGKLEFENELNRVCGCCEDSPFKADAWALLVDESPQEASDADPGSLKQAFYDHSIVETVLDLEEDYNLLTSFKYRIE; this comes from the exons ATGAGGGGCCCGGagccgggggagggggagtggttCCGGCTCCACTGCCGGTTCCTCCCTCCCGGAGAACCGCGGGCCGCACCTGACCCCACGGAGGAAAAAGCGCTGGGAGTGGGGGTTTCCCTGCTCTCCGACCCATGGTGTGGGTCAAACTTAAGGAAATTGTGGCAAATACTCCATTTGGGGGTGGTTTACAACCTCATCTGTAACATTATTTTCACGTTGCTGTGTGCATTTCCAGTGTATTGTATAATAAAGACATGGTCGCTTTTAGGGGAGATGTCTGAAAAACTGAGAAGATGCAGAAAGGAGCTGACTGCAGCCATTGACCGGGCCTTTGAAGGACTCAGTCATTCCCAGGAGTGCTCAGGCATGCAGAGGCAGGAGCTGGACGCTGCGCcgctttctttccccttccccatgcACAGGCTCCTCTGCAGGAGGCACCCGCTGGCAGCCTGCTCCTCTGCGGCTCCTTTCTCTCCTGTCCCGTTTGCTCCTGGGAATGAGAGCCCTGCCTTTGCACCAAACCACGAACCCGTGAGTGCAAAGACACGTGCTCTATGCCCCAAAAGAAAACCTCTGACCAGCAAGGAAAACATATCGATGCATTCCTCGATTTTGGCACCTGAAAGACAGTTTTGGAGAGCGGCAGGAGATGAGGagaactggagaaaagacagtctaag GAAAGATATGGAGAAAGATTTGAAGGTTGAGTCAAACATGCCACTCAGCAATTCTAGCCAAGAGGTCACAAAGGATTTGCTTGACATGATCG accaTACAGGCATCCAAACTATTGAAGAATTGGCTGGAAAACTAGAATTTGAAAATGAGTTGAACCGTGTGTGTGGTTGCTGTGAAGATTCGCCCTTCAAGGCGGACGCCTGGGCCCTGCTGGTGGACGAGAGCCCTCAGGAAGCCTCGGATGCAGACCCTGGCAGCCTCAAGCAGGCTTTCTATGATCACAGTATCGTGGAGACTGTTCTGGACTTGGAAGAGGACTACAATTTGCTGACCTCTTTTAAATACCGAATTGAGTAA
- the C10H3orf62 gene encoding uncharacterized protein C3orf62 homolog isoform X2 yields the protein MSEKLRRCRKELTAAIDRAFEGLSHSQECSGMQRQELDAAPLSFPFPMHRLLCRRHPLAACSSAAPFSPVPFAPGNESPAFAPNHEPVSAKTRALCPKRKPLTSKENISMHSSILAPERQFWRAAGDEENWRKDSLRKDMEKDLKVESNMPLSNSSQEVTKDLLDMIDHTGIQTIEELAGKLEFENELNRVCGCCEDSPFKADAWALLVDESPQEASDADPGSLKQAFYDHSIVETVLDLEEDYNLLTSFKYRIE from the exons ATGTCTGAAAAACTGAGAAGATGCAGAAAGGAGCTGACTGCAGCCATTGACCGGGCCTTTGAAGGACTCAGTCATTCCCAGGAGTGCTCAGGCATGCAGAGGCAGGAGCTGGACGCTGCGCcgctttctttccccttccccatgcACAGGCTCCTCTGCAGGAGGCACCCGCTGGCAGCCTGCTCCTCTGCGGCTCCTTTCTCTCCTGTCCCGTTTGCTCCTGGGAATGAGAGCCCTGCCTTTGCACCAAACCACGAACCCGTGAGTGCAAAGACACGTGCTCTATGCCCCAAAAGAAAACCTCTGACCAGCAAGGAAAACATATCGATGCATTCCTCGATTTTGGCACCTGAAAGACAGTTTTGGAGAGCGGCAGGAGATGAGGagaactggagaaaagacagtctaag GAAAGATATGGAGAAAGATTTGAAGGTTGAGTCAAACATGCCACTCAGCAATTCTAGCCAAGAGGTCACAAAGGATTTGCTTGACATGATCG accaTACAGGCATCCAAACTATTGAAGAATTGGCTGGAAAACTAGAATTTGAAAATGAGTTGAACCGTGTGTGTGGTTGCTGTGAAGATTCGCCCTTCAAGGCGGACGCCTGGGCCCTGCTGGTGGACGAGAGCCCTCAGGAAGCCTCGGATGCAGACCCTGGCAGCCTCAAGCAGGCTTTCTATGATCACAGTATCGTGGAGACTGTTCTGGACTTGGAAGAGGACTACAATTTGCTGACCTCTTTTAAATACCGAATTGAGTAA